Proteins from a genomic interval of Beijerinckia indica subsp. indica ATCC 9039:
- a CDS encoding Mth938-like domain-containing protein, whose translation MAQGFLPGQHAIEGYGNGGFRFGGMSHRGSILALPSGIYSWDPLRPEDITLASLETVFAEPKGTIDHLLIGTGVDLVPLPPALAQKLREAGIRPEPMPTGAAARTYPILLGERRLVAAALLAVP comes from the coding sequence ATGGCGCAAGGATTTCTGCCGGGTCAACATGCCATAGAGGGCTATGGCAATGGCGGTTTCCGTTTCGGCGGCATGTCGCATCGCGGCTCCATCCTCGCTCTGCCGTCTGGCATTTACTCCTGGGACCCTTTGCGGCCAGAAGACATCACTCTTGCTTCGCTCGAAACCGTTTTCGCGGAGCCGAAGGGGACCATTGATCATTTGCTGATCGGCACGGGGGTCGATCTCGTTCCTCTCCCGCCTGCGCTCGCGCAAAAGCTGCGCGAGGCGGGCATCAGGCCCGAACCCATGCCGACGGGCGCCGCGGCGCGGACCTATCCGATCCTGCTCGGAGAAAGGCGCCTCGTCGCGGCGGCGCTGCTGGCGGTGCCCTAA
- a CDS encoding ATP-binding protein: MTHPNSDIKSAVVSAAASSWSDPAAQALERIATALEKLIPAPPPPVDFDAADAFVWHAATASLQPVKQVNRVEMALLRGIDRLRDLLTDNTERFAKGFAANNALLWGARGMGKSSLVKAAHADINARLKGTPAFLPLKLVEIHREDIDSLPALMGLMREVPYRFLIFCDDLSFDAEDTSYKSLKAVLEGGIEGRPPNVLFYATSNRRHILARQMIDNERSSAINPGEAVEEKVSLSDRFGLWLGFHSCSQEDYLAMISGYVEHLGLEIERDQLEREALEWAITRGARSGRTAWQYIQDLAGRLGRAT, from the coding sequence ATGACCCATCCCAATTCCGACATCAAATCCGCCGTGGTTTCTGCCGCGGCATCCTCATGGAGCGATCCGGCGGCACAGGCGCTCGAAAGAATCGCCACGGCGCTTGAAAAGCTCATTCCAGCCCCTCCCCCGCCCGTCGATTTCGATGCGGCGGATGCCTTCGTCTGGCATGCGGCAACGGCGAGCCTCCAGCCTGTCAAACAGGTCAATCGCGTGGAAATGGCTCTTTTGCGCGGCATCGACCGGCTGCGCGATCTCCTCACCGACAATACCGAGCGTTTCGCCAAAGGCTTTGCCGCCAATAATGCCCTCCTCTGGGGAGCGCGCGGCATGGGTAAATCCTCGCTCGTCAAGGCGGCCCATGCGGACATCAACGCCAGGCTCAAAGGCACGCCGGCTTTCCTGCCCTTGAAACTCGTCGAGATTCACCGCGAGGATATCGATAGCCTGCCGGCCCTGATGGGTCTGATGCGGGAAGTTCCCTATCGTTTTCTGATCTTCTGCGACGATCTTTCCTTCGACGCCGAGGATACGAGCTATAAATCCTTGAAAGCCGTGCTCGAGGGCGGCATCGAGGGGCGACCGCCAAATGTGCTTTTTTACGCCACCTCGAACCGGCGGCATATTCTCGCCCGCCAGATGATCGACAATGAACGCTCGAGCGCGATCAATCCTGGGGAAGCGGTTGAGGAAAAAGTCTCGCTATCCGACCGTTTTGGCCTCTGGCTCGGCTTCCATTCCTGCTCGCAGGAAGATTATCTCGCCATGATTTCCGGCTATGTGGAGCATTTAGGCCTTGAGATCGAGCGCGATCAGCTCGAACGCGAGGCCCTCGAATGGGCAATCACGCGCGGCGCCCGTTCCGGCCGTACCGCCTGGCAATATATTCAAGATCTCGCGGGCCGCTTGGGCCGGGCCACCTGA
- the lspA gene encoding signal peptidase II, with protein MSPRVLGGLAAFLCLVLDQANKLWLIHVFDIEARRPVRLAPFFDIIYERNPGISYSLFRAQSAMGRWILVALTLFAILLLSIWLWRATNRLVALALGCIIGGALGNAIDRIAAGAVADFYYFHIGSFSWYVFNLADAAIVAGVALLILDAFTSEEAGVPAPDSEGHS; from the coding sequence GTGAGCCCGCGCGTGCTCGGCGGGCTCGCCGCTTTCCTATGCCTCGTGCTCGATCAGGCGAACAAGCTCTGGTTGATTCATGTGTTCGATATCGAGGCGCGCCGGCCCGTGCGGCTCGCGCCCTTTTTTGATATTATCTACGAGCGCAATCCGGGCATTTCCTATTCCCTGTTCCGCGCGCAGAGTGCCATGGGGCGCTGGATTCTCGTCGCTCTGACGCTTTTTGCTATTCTCCTGCTCTCGATTTGGCTTTGGCGTGCCACCAACCGGCTTGTGGCTCTGGCGCTCGGCTGCATTATCGGTGGCGCGCTCGGCAATGCCATCGATCGGATCGCGGCCGGCGCAGTCGCCGATTTCTATTATTTTCACATCGGCTCCTTCTCCTGGTATGTCTTCAACCTGGCCGATGCCGCGATCGTCGCCGGGGTGGCGCTTTTGATCCTTGATGCGTTCACGAGTGAAGAGGCGGGGGTGCCAGCGCCCGACAGTGAGGGACATTCTTGA
- a CDS encoding phytoene/squalene synthase family protein gives MHARTEDYTYCEDMVRRDDPDRWLASLFIEQPFRKHAYALYAFNLEIARAREVVTEPILGEIRFQWWRDILEPPEGEDNKIESETQGHVMANPVAAAVLDTIERFALPRERFIGMIEARTFDLYDAPMRTLAELESYGLSTAGSLFYLVASVLSGPETPGLLAAAEPAGLAYGLTGLMRALPWHSARGQDYVPCEMLSRHKADLEEIIGGIASPGVFATLAEMRGLARQQISLFEQRIAAVPLKARAAFLPVCFTSPYLKQMDKRGYAPFRVPIMLPQWRKQWILWRASKRLRGV, from the coding sequence ATGCATGCACGCACGGAAGATTACACATATTGTGAAGACATGGTCCGGCGCGATGATCCCGATCGCTGGCTGGCCTCTCTGTTCATTGAACAGCCCTTCCGCAAACATGCCTATGCGCTTTATGCTTTCAATCTGGAAATTGCCCGCGCGCGCGAGGTCGTGACTGAGCCCATTTTGGGCGAAATCCGTTTTCAATGGTGGCGCGATATTCTGGAGCCGCCAGAAGGAGAAGACAACAAGATCGAGAGCGAGACCCAAGGTCATGTAATGGCCAATCCGGTGGCCGCCGCCGTGCTCGATACGATCGAGCGTTTCGCGCTACCGCGTGAAAGATTCATCGGCATGATCGAGGCGCGGACCTTCGATCTCTATGACGCGCCGATGCGCACTTTGGCCGAACTCGAATCCTATGGCCTTTCGACGGCTGGGAGCCTGTTCTATCTCGTGGCCTCTGTCCTCTCCGGCCCGGAAACACCCGGTCTTCTTGCCGCTGCCGAACCGGCCGGGCTCGCCTATGGACTGACAGGCCTCATGCGCGCTTTGCCGTGGCATAGCGCGCGCGGCCAGGATTATGTGCCCTGCGAAATGCTGAGCAGGCATAAAGCCGATCTCGAAGAAATCATCGGCGGCATAGCCTCGCCGGGCGTCTTTGCGACGCTCGCCGAAATGCGCGGGCTCGCCCGCCAGCAGATTAGCTTGTTCGAACAAAGGATCGCGGCGGTTCCGCTCAAAGCACGCGCGGCCTTCCTGCCCGTGTGCTTTACCAGCCCCTATCTGAAACAAATGGATAAGCGCGGCTATGCGCCTTTCCGGGTGCCGATCATGCTACCGCAATGGCGCAAGCAATGGATTCTGTGGCGGGCCTCGAAACGGTTGCGGGGGGTGTGA
- the secF gene encoding protein translocase subunit SecF, translating into MKLLRLAPENTRFPFMRLRRLSYPFSALMSILAVTIFLTWGMNFGIDFSGGTLLELRAKEGPADLVELRELGDHLNIGDIEVQGFGTPSDVTVRFGLQPGGDAAQEAAVNRVRQTIGERYDIRRIEVVGPRVSGELVQSGTLGVVLSIIAVLGYLWFRFEWQFAVGAIIATMHDLLLTVGFFSVTQLEFNTTSIAAILTIVGYSLNETVVVLDRIREMMKKYRKIPTDQLIDLSVNAVLPRTIMTATTVFLALLSLVIFGGQVIRSFSLAMIWGIVVATYSSVFICSPMLIYLGLRNEGGETAKADTQSPSGKAAKASV; encoded by the coding sequence ATGAAACTGCTGCGCCTCGCGCCTGAAAATACCCGCTTTCCCTTCATGCGCCTGCGCCGGCTGAGCTATCCATTCTCGGCCCTGATGTCGATTCTGGCGGTCACGATCTTTCTCACCTGGGGCATGAATTTCGGCATCGATTTTTCGGGCGGCACTTTGCTTGAATTACGCGCCAAGGAAGGACCCGCCGATCTCGTCGAATTGCGCGAATTGGGGGATCATCTCAATATCGGCGATATTGAAGTCCAGGGTTTTGGGACGCCTTCCGATGTGACCGTGCGTTTTGGCCTCCAGCCCGGCGGCGACGCGGCGCAGGAAGCAGCCGTCAATCGCGTGCGGCAAACCATCGGCGAGCGCTATGACATCCGCAGGATCGAGGTCGTTGGCCCGCGTGTTTCGGGTGAGCTCGTCCAGTCCGGCACGCTCGGCGTCGTTTTGTCGATCATCGCCGTGCTCGGCTATCTCTGGTTCCGTTTCGAATGGCAATTTGCCGTCGGCGCCATCATCGCCACAATGCATGATCTCTTGCTGACAGTCGGCTTTTTCTCCGTCACGCAGCTCGAATTCAACACGACATCCATTGCCGCCATCCTGACCATTGTCGGCTATTCCTTGAACGAAACGGTTGTCGTGCTCGACCGTATTCGTGAAATGATGAAGAAATACCGGAAGATCCCGACCGATCAATTGATCGATCTTTCGGTGAATGCGGTGCTGCCGCGCACGATCATGACGGCGACGACCGTGTTCCTCGCGCTGCTCTCACTCGTGATTTTCGGTGGCCAGGTGATCCGGTCGTTTTCGCTCGCCATGATCTGGGGCATTGTGGTCGCGACTTATTCCTCGGTCTTCATCTGCTCGCCGATGCTGATCTATCTCGGTCTCCGCAATGAGGGCGGCGAGACGGCCAAGGCCGATACGCAATCGCCTTCGGGGAAAGCGGCGAAGGCTTCTGTATGA
- the secD gene encoding protein translocase subunit SecD encodes MLRFATWKIASIIGMTLFAFLVILPSLFSPEQREAVSAHLPHWLPLRAIVLGLDLQGGSHVLLEVDAPSVLKTQVDSLRDDLRRILREEKIGISGGIGLLPRGVQFRLADPAERAKLMPKLQQLAGSSGVNLLGGNRAASFDIVEKDDGLIQVVVTDAAINDRVRRAVDQSIEVLRRRVDALGTTEPNIQRQGNDRILVEVPGLQDTSKLKEILGTTAKLEFRLVAEPGTDPNEIEQLDQVESNGKLPIEKRVMVQGEDLTDAQPGFDSRTQEPVVNFRFNIRGGQKFGEVTAANVGRPFAIVLDGKVISAPRIKGPITGGQGEISGSFTVEQANNLAILLRAGALPAKLSIVEERTVGPGLGQDSINAGKRAAYVGAALVALYMLVTYGIFGVFANLALLVHIAFIFAGLVLLGATLTLPGIAGIVLTIGMAVDSNVLIYERIREEAHAGRSIVSALDAGFNRAFATIVDSNVTMFVAAAILYFLGSGPVRGFAVSLALGILTTIVTAVTMTRMMITLWYRSKRPTQLPI; translated from the coding sequence ATGCTGCGTTTCGCGACCTGGAAAATCGCCTCGATCATCGGCATGACGTTGTTCGCTTTTCTCGTCATCCTGCCGAGCCTCTTCTCTCCAGAGCAACGCGAGGCCGTGAGCGCGCATCTGCCGCATTGGCTGCCCTTGCGCGCTATTGTTCTGGGTCTCGATCTGCAAGGCGGCTCGCATGTCCTGCTCGAGGTCGATGCGCCCTCCGTGCTGAAAACCCAGGTCGATAGCCTGCGCGATGATTTGCGGCGGATCTTGCGCGAGGAGAAGATCGGCATTTCGGGTGGTATCGGCCTCTTGCCGCGTGGCGTCCAATTCCGCCTCGCTGATCCAGCCGAACGCGCCAAGCTTATGCCGAAGCTCCAGCAATTGGCGGGTTCCAGCGGCGTGAACCTGCTGGGTGGCAATCGCGCGGCCTCTTTCGACATTGTCGAAAAGGACGATGGCCTGATCCAGGTTGTTGTGACCGATGCCGCCATCAACGACCGCGTGCGGCGCGCGGTTGATCAATCAATCGAAGTTTTACGGCGCCGCGTCGATGCGCTCGGAACGACAGAGCCGAACATTCAGCGCCAGGGCAATGACCGCATCCTTGTCGAAGTGCCGGGTCTGCAGGATACATCGAAGCTCAAGGAAATTCTCGGCACGACAGCGAAGCTCGAATTCCGCCTTGTCGCGGAACCTGGCACCGATCCGAACGAGATCGAGCAACTCGACCAGGTCGAGAGCAACGGCAAGCTGCCGATCGAGAAACGGGTGATGGTGCAGGGCGAGGACTTGACCGATGCCCAGCCGGGGTTCGACAGCCGCACGCAGGAGCCGGTGGTCAATTTCCGCTTTAATATTCGCGGTGGTCAGAAATTTGGTGAAGTGACCGCCGCTAATGTCGGGCGTCCTTTCGCGATTGTGCTCGATGGCAAAGTGATTTCCGCGCCGCGTATCAAGGGCCCGATCACCGGCGGCCAGGGCGAGATTTCCGGCAGTTTCACAGTTGAGCAGGCGAATAATCTCGCCATTCTCCTGCGCGCCGGTGCGTTGCCCGCCAAATTGAGCATTGTGGAGGAGCGCACGGTCGGGCCGGGCCTGGGGCAGGATTCGATCAATGCCGGTAAACGGGCGGCCTATGTCGGTGCCGCGCTCGTCGCACTTTATATGCTCGTGACCTACGGCATTTTCGGCGTCTTCGCCAATCTCGCCCTTCTGGTCCATATCGCCTTCATTTTTGCGGGCCTGGTACTCCTCGGCGCCACCCTGACCCTGCCGGGCATTGCCGGCATCGTTCTTACCATCGGCATGGCGGTCGATTCCAACGTCTTGATCTATGAACGCATCCGTGAGGAAGCACATGCAGGGCGTTCGATCGTCTCGGCGCTCGATGCCGGCTTCAACCGCGCCTTCGCGACGATTGTCGATTCCAATGTCACGATGTTTGTCGCCGCGGCCATTCTCTATTTCCTCGGCTCCGGGCCGGTACGCGGTTTCGCCGTTTCGCTGGCGCTCGGCATTTTGACGACCATCGTCACCGCCGTGACCATGACCCGCATGATGATTACTCTCTGGTATCGCTCCAAGCGCCCGACCCAATTGCCGATCTAA
- a CDS encoding ATP-binding protein — MSFQFLDPEVGFTSQVITDPHRFVGRADLIKESIDALNSSLGLIAIYGKRGVGKSSLTRQIQALANGNYELVRKAGLSHLLPQKLRKYYTVYYTCDSIISGAQDLVSRLCNDTDEEDGLLRLVPDQGKQLAEFSRSAESSLGLDIKVAKWGAKGQEASKYANAVPGDVIQTFRNFTSAVVEYNNRIFSKRDSVLILLDEFDVIKDKQGLGSLIKSLSSDKVKFGICGIGQDLSSLIADHASVGRLIEQGSIFVKPMPESETREIFKVAEHLYKGKVKFEESVVKKIALLSEGYPYFAQLLGKACVSNANARGTNLVDNEILNLVIENIKSGRAFPNLETAYQRAIGQSEERALLLTLLAEQADECAEYDASLGRVFLSRSRSSAQELGVDYMDQLLPRLIDDRYGPVLVKVPETRGSYEFTDPVFRAYVKLRHIGRI, encoded by the coding sequence ATGTCATTTCAATTTTTAGACCCAGAAGTTGGTTTTACATCTCAGGTAATCACCGATCCGCACCGATTCGTTGGGAGAGCTGATTTAATTAAGGAAAGCATCGACGCTCTAAACTCATCTCTTGGTTTGATCGCAATTTATGGTAAACGTGGTGTCGGTAAATCATCTTTAACAAGACAGATTCAAGCCCTTGCAAATGGCAATTACGAATTGGTTCGAAAGGCAGGCTTAAGCCATTTATTACCACAAAAGCTGCGTAAATATTACACTGTGTATTATACATGTGACTCAATAATATCTGGAGCACAGGATCTCGTATCACGATTGTGTAATGATACCGACGAAGAGGATGGACTTTTACGTTTGGTGCCAGATCAAGGGAAACAATTAGCTGAATTTTCCAGGAGTGCTGAAAGCTCTTTAGGCTTAGATATCAAGGTTGCAAAGTGGGGAGCCAAAGGGCAAGAAGCATCCAAGTACGCTAATGCCGTTCCAGGCGATGTTATACAAACTTTCAGAAATTTTACTTCTGCTGTTGTTGAGTATAATAATCGGATCTTCAGTAAACGTGATTCGGTGCTTATACTATTAGATGAGTTCGATGTTATTAAAGACAAGCAAGGGCTTGGTTCTCTTATAAAATCTCTATCTAGTGATAAAGTAAAGTTTGGTATTTGCGGTATTGGTCAAGACTTGAGCAGCTTGATTGCAGATCATGCCTCGGTTGGGCGGCTAATCGAACAAGGCTCTATCTTCGTGAAACCGATGCCAGAGAGCGAGACAAGGGAAATATTCAAAGTCGCGGAGCACCTTTACAAGGGAAAGGTAAAGTTCGAAGAAAGTGTTGTAAAAAAGATTGCGTTGCTTTCTGAAGGATACCCTTATTTCGCACAGCTCTTGGGGAAGGCATGTGTTAGCAATGCGAATGCTAGAGGTACAAATCTTGTTGATAATGAAATATTAAACCTCGTCATTGAAAATATAAAATCCGGTCGTGCCTTTCCTAATCTTGAAACGGCATATCAACGGGCTATTGGTCAATCTGAAGAACGCGCTTTGCTCCTAACGTTACTTGCAGAGCAGGCGGATGAATGCGCAGAATACGATGCGTCGTTGGGACGAGTTTTTTTATCACGGAGTCGGTCATCCGCGCAGGAACTTGGTGTTGACTATATGGATCAACTTCTTCCGCGCTTGATTGATGATCGCTACGGGCCTGTTCTCGTAAAAGTTCCAGAAACGCGTGGGTCCTATGAATTTACTGACCCCGTATTTCGCGCGTATGTCAAACTAAGACACATCGGACGTATCTGA
- the ileS gene encoding isoleucine--tRNA ligase has protein sequence MTDDTPKPAAKESSGPDYSKTLFLPQTEFPMRAGLPKKEPELLARWESIGLQKLLREAGRDRPKFVLHDGPPYANGNIHIGHSLNKILKDLVTRSQQMSGHDSNYVPGWDCHGLPIEWKIEEQYRAKGKNKDDVPIIEFRQECRAFAQSWVDVQREEFKRLGVGGDWGHPYLTMTFPAEARIAEELMKFAGNGLLYRGSKPVMWSVVEKTALAEAEVEYEDHTSDTIFVAFPIASLRCEGATGNALETELLKASIVIWTTTPWTIPANRAISYSHKIAYALYRVTGAPEGNWVQKGATFVLAEALAENFFKSAKVEAFERVAEVPAEVLAGITCAHPLGATIPGYEFAVPLFDGDHVTAETGTGFVHTAPSHGREDFDIWMANQRVLRERGIDTHIPYTVDPDGFLTKEAPGVTGTRVIDDKGNKGDANDAVMKALIEAHALMARGRMKHQYPHSWRSKKPLIFRNTPQWFIALDKPVEGFNGTLREIALSEITKTRWYPAAGENRITGMIANRPDWVVSRQRAWGVPITIFVEKESQKILIDPKVNARIVEAFAAEGADAWFADGAAERFLAPDYDPALFEKINDVLDVWFDSGSTHAFTLDDAREFPGLAGIKRLREGGRDEIMYLEGSDQHRGWFHSSLLESCGTRGMAPYDAVLTHGFVLDEQGRKMSKSLGNVTAPQSVIKDAGADILRLWVAASDYSDDLRIGKQILSTFTETYKKLRNTIRWMLGSLAHYDAKQTPAYEEWDELERLMLHRLAELDGEIRDAYRRFDYKRVVARLSAFLNTDLSAFYFDIRKDTLYCDPLSSRKRHAALAAIEQIFRCVTLWLAPILVFTMEEAWLSRYPEAVSVHLEQFPDVPAHWRDDALAAKWAIIRKIRSVVTGALEIERAQKRIGSSLEAAPRVFIAAEDMRALLAGVDFAEICITSDITIEAGEGPEEAFRLADVPGVAVVSAAAAGRKCARSWKVSPHIGADPDYPDVSPRDAQALRELKAAGLWTA, from the coding sequence ATGACTGATGATACGCCGAAACCCGCAGCGAAAGAGTCTAGCGGTCCCGATTATTCCAAAACGCTTTTCCTGCCGCAGACGGAATTTCCGATGCGCGCGGGTCTCCCCAAGAAAGAGCCCGAGCTGCTCGCCCGCTGGGAATCGATCGGCCTGCAAAAGCTTCTGCGCGAGGCAGGCAGGGACCGTCCGAAATTCGTGCTGCATGACGGGCCGCCCTATGCCAATGGCAATATCCATATCGGCCATTCGCTGAACAAGATCCTGAAGGATCTCGTGACCCGCTCGCAGCAGATGAGCGGGCACGATTCCAATTATGTGCCCGGCTGGGATTGCCACGGTCTGCCAATCGAATGGAAGATCGAGGAGCAATATCGCGCCAAGGGCAAGAATAAGGATGATGTGCCGATCATCGAATTCCGCCAGGAATGCCGTGCCTTTGCGCAAAGCTGGGTCGATGTCCAGCGCGAGGAATTCAAACGGTTGGGCGTCGGCGGCGATTGGGGCCATCCCTATCTCACCATGACCTTTCCGGCCGAGGCGCGGATCGCCGAGGAATTGATGAAATTCGCCGGCAATGGCCTTCTTTATCGCGGCTCGAAGCCGGTGATGTGGAGCGTGGTTGAAAAAACCGCTCTCGCCGAGGCTGAGGTCGAATATGAAGACCATACCAGCGATACGATCTTTGTCGCTTTTCCCATTGCTTCCCTGCGTTGCGAGGGCGCCACGGGCAATGCGCTGGAAACGGAATTGCTGAAAGCCTCGATCGTCATCTGGACGACGACGCCTTGGACCATTCCGGCCAATCGCGCCATCTCTTATTCACACAAGATCGCTTATGCGCTTTATCGCGTGACCGGTGCGCCCGAGGGCAATTGGGTGCAAAAGGGCGCGACTTTCGTGCTGGCCGAGGCGCTCGCCGAGAATTTCTTCAAATCGGCCAAGGTCGAAGCCTTCGAGCGCGTCGCCGAGGTGCCGGCCGAGGTGCTGGCCGGGATCACCTGCGCGCATCCGCTCGGCGCCACCATTCCCGGCTATGAATTCGCCGTGCCGCTGTTCGATGGCGATCATGTAACGGCCGAAACGGGTACTGGCTTCGTCCATACGGCGCCGAGCCATGGCCGTGAAGACTTTGACATCTGGATGGCGAACCAGCGCGTTTTGCGCGAGCGCGGCATCGACACGCATATTCCCTATACGGTCGATCCGGATGGCTTCCTCACCAAGGAAGCGCCTGGGGTCACGGGAACGCGTGTCATCGACGACAAGGGCAATAAGGGCGATGCCAATGACGCCGTGATGAAGGCGCTCATCGAGGCGCATGCCCTGATGGCGCGCGGGCGGATGAAGCACCAATATCCGCATAGCTGGCGCTCGAAAAAGCCTTTGATCTTCCGCAATACGCCGCAATGGTTCATCGCGCTCGACAAGCCGGTCGAAGGGTTCAACGGGACCTTGCGGGAGATCGCGCTCTCCGAGATCACCAAAACGCGCTGGTATCCTGCGGCGGGTGAAAATCGCATTACCGGCATGATCGCCAACCGGCCCGATTGGGTCGTCTCGCGCCAGCGTGCCTGGGGCGTGCCGATCACCATTTTCGTCGAGAAGGAGAGCCAGAAAATCCTGATCGATCCGAAAGTGAATGCGCGGATCGTCGAAGCTTTCGCGGCGGAAGGGGCCGATGCCTGGTTCGCGGACGGGGCGGCCGAGCGGTTCCTTGCGCCTGACTATGATCCGGCTCTGTTCGAGAAGATCAATGATGTGCTCGATGTCTGGTTCGATTCAGGCTCGACGCATGCGTTCACGCTCGATGATGCGAGGGAATTTCCGGGGCTCGCCGGAATCAAGAGGCTGCGCGAGGGTGGGCGCGACGAGATCATGTATCTCGAAGGCTCCGACCAGCATCGCGGCTGGTTCCATTCCTCCCTGCTCGAATCCTGCGGCACGCGCGGCATGGCGCCCTATGATGCCGTGCTGACACATGGCTTCGTGCTCGATGAGCAGGGGCGCAAAATGTCGAAATCGCTCGGCAATGTCACCGCGCCGCAATCGGTCATCAAGGATGCCGGCGCTGATATTTTGCGGCTCTGGGTGGCGGCCTCCGATTATTCGGATGATCTGCGCATCGGCAAACAGATCCTTTCGACCTTCACCGAAACCTACAAGAAATTGCGCAATACGATCCGCTGGATGCTGGGATCGCTTGCGCATTATGATGCGAAACAGACGCCTGCCTATGAAGAATGGGACGAACTCGAACGGCTGATGCTGCACAGGCTCGCCGAACTCGATGGCGAAATCCGCGATGCCTACCGGCGCTTCGATTACAAACGCGTCGTGGCGCGCCTGTCCGCCTTTCTCAACACGGATCTTTCCGCGTTTTATTTCGATATCCGTAAGGATACGCTTTACTGCGATCCGCTTTCGAGCCGTAAACGCCACGCGGCTTTGGCGGCGATCGAGCAGATTTTCCGCTGCGTGACACTTTGGCTTGCGCCGATCCTCGTCTTCACCATGGAAGAAGCCTGGCTCTCGCGCTATCCTGAGGCTGTTTCGGTTCATCTCGAACAATTTCCCGATGTGCCCGCGCATTGGCGCGATGATGCCTTGGCGGCGAAATGGGCGATCATCCGCAAGATCCGTTCGGTGGTCACCGGCGCATTGGAAATCGAGCGTGCGCAGAAACGGATTGGTTCTTCGCTCGAGGCGGCGCCGCGGGTCTTCATCGCCGCGGAGGATATGCGCGCTTTGCTCGCGGGGGTGGATTTCGCCGAAATTTGTATCACCTCGGATATTACGATCGAGGCGGGGGAAGGACCCGAGGAGGCTTTCCGCTTGGCCGACGTGCCGGGCGTGGCAGTTGTCAGCGCTGCGGCAGCGGGCCGCAAATGCGCGAGGTCCTGGAAGGTGTCTCCACATATTGGCGCCGATCCGGACTATCCCGATGTGAGCCCGCGCGATGCCCAGGCCTTGCGGGAATTGAAGGCGGCCGGCCTGTGGACGGCGTGA
- the yajC gene encoding preprotein translocase subunit YajC: protein MITPAFAQSAGGAAGASDIILQVAPFGLILIIMYFLIIRPQQKRAKEHADLLKNIRRGDMVVMTGGLIGKVSKISDEAEVELEIAPNVKVRVVRTMIAEVRSKGEPVKDQA, encoded by the coding sequence GTGATCACACCTGCTTTCGCTCAGTCCGCCGGTGGTGCGGCGGGAGCGTCCGACATCATCCTGCAGGTGGCGCCTTTTGGCCTCATCCTTATCATTATGTATTTCCTGATCATTCGGCCGCAGCAGAAGCGGGCGAAGGAACACGCCGATCTCCTCAAGAATATCCGGCGCGGTGATATGGTCGTCATGACCGGTGGCTTGATCGGCAAGGTTAGCAAGATTTCCGACGAGGCCGAGGTCGAGCTCGAAATTGCGCCGAATGTCAAAGTCAGGGTTGTACGCACGATGATCGCCGAAGTGCGTTCCAAGGGTGAGCCGGTCAAGGATCAGGCGTGA